From Cyclopterus lumpus isolate fCycLum1 chromosome 2, fCycLum1.pri, whole genome shotgun sequence, a single genomic window includes:
- the LOC117745246 gene encoding cytochrome P450 20A1, with amino-acid sequence MLDFAIFAVTFFIALVAAVLYLYPSSRRASGIPGLNPTDEKDGNLQDIVNRGSLHEFLVSLHREFGSVASFWFGGRPVVSLGSVHQLRQHINPNHTTDSFETMLKSLLGYRSGTGDGAAEAVMRKKVYENAVNSTLKSNFPLVLKLVEELVGKWRSFPESQHTPLCAHLLGLAMKTVTQLALGESFGDDAKVLSFRKNHNAIWSEIGKGYLDGSLEKSSSRKGHYEKALSEMESMLLSVAKEGKAQRTAFVDALLQSGLTERQIMEDCMVFTLAGCVITANLCIWVLHFLSTSEEVQDKLYKELDEVLGSDPVSLDKIPKLRYCQQVLNETVRTAKLTPVAARLQGVEGKVDQHVIPKETLVIYALGVVLQDSDTWSAPYRFDPDRFEEESVEKSFCLLGFSGNQTCPELRFAYTVATVLLSTLVRPLKLHQLKGQITEVRSELVSTPKDETWITVGRRS; translated from the exons aTGCTTGACTTTGCCATCTTCGCCGTGACGTTTTTCATCGCGTTGGTCGCCGCTGTGTTGTACTTGTACCCG TCATCCAGAAGGGCCTCTGGCATCCCAGGTCTCAATCCTACAGATGAGAA GGATGGGAACCTGCAAGACATCGTGAACAGAGGCAGTCTGCACGAGTTCCTCGTCAGCCTGCATCGGGAGTTCGGCTCCGTGGCGTCGTTCTGGTTCGGCGGCCGTCCGGTGGTCAGCCTGGGCTCTGTGCACCAGCTGCGCCAACACATCAACCCCAACCACACCA CTGACTCCTTTGAGACGATGCTGAAGTCACTGCTGGGTTACCGGTCAGGAACGGGAGACGGTGCCGCTGAGGCGGTGATGAGGAAAAAGGTGTATGAGAACGCCGTCAACAGCACACTCAAGAGTAACTTCCCTCTGGTGCTCAAG ctggtggaggagctggtgggAAAGTGGCGGTCGTTCCCGGAGTCCCAGCACACCCCGCTGTGCGCCCACCTGCTGGGTCTGGCTATGAAGACCGTCACCCAGCTGGCTCTGGGCGAGAGCTTCGGCGACGACGCAAAGGTCCTTTCCTTCCGCAAGAACCACAACGCG ATCTGGTCAGAAATTGGAAAAGGCTACTTGGACGGGTCCCTGGAGAAGAGCTCCAGCAGAAAAGGACACTATGAGAAGG CTCTGTCAGAGATGGAGTCCATGCTGCTGTCGGTGGCGAAGGAGGGAAAAGCCCAGAGGACGGCGTTTGTAGACGCTCTGCTTCAGTCCGGCCTCACAGAACGACAg aTCATGGAGGACTGTATGGTTTTTACTTTGGCCGGATGCGTCATCACAGCCAACC TGTGCATCTGGGTACTTCACTTCCTATCCACCTCGGAGGAAGTTCAGGACAAACTGTACAAAGAGCTAGATGAGGTTTTGGGTTCAGACCCAGTTTCCTTGGACAAAATCCCTAAGCTCAG ATACTGCCAGCAGGTCCTCAACGAGACGGTGAGGACCGCCAAGCTGACCCCTGTCGCGGCTCGGCTTCAGGGAGTGGAGGGCAAAGTCGATCAACACGTCATCCCCAAAGAG ACTTTGGTCATCTACGCGTTGGGAGTGGTCCTGCAAGACTCTGACACCTGGAGCGCCCCATACAG GTTTGACCCGGATCGATTTGAGGAGGAATCGGTCGAGAAGAGCTTCTGTCTGCTCGGGTTCTCAGGGAATCAAACCTGCCCGGAGCTCAG GTTCGCCTACACCGTCGCCACCGTCCTGCTCAGCACGTTGGTGCGCCCACTGAAGCTTCACCAGTTGAAGGGACAGATCACGGAGGTCAGATCTGAGCTGGTGTCCACGCCCAAGGACGAAACCTGGATCACCGTCGGCCGGAGAAGCTAA
- the LOC117745256 gene encoding transmembrane protein 237B-like isoform X3 — MDAGGSKKMRTRELPPLPQRGQRALPTMPSQDTAGEALKQKKKKRVRKETNGVDDLSDHGMEMGGLGSRRESEIGEQLSLEPGTDAQPQRRRKKKKASTLDLDNDQADLVNGDTADQTTDGEEVVKKAKKKKKSKVVESQLPNELDVEEDDIITDTPPPIFQHSLFSAPLGQSQPVGKVFVERNKRFQAAERSDWRKTSDQMDSMTDFQHIQPLWTTRDVSLRVHGAFRVFGMYCHGLLAGCAMWNIVVVYMLAGQQLTTLSNLLEQYHSLAYPAQSLLYMLLAISTVAAFDRVNLAKSSMALQEFITLNPVALASFCESTLCYQSTCYQSVLSINVLSISVLPRYFTRFIYLPSSLFLSVGPLSEPADDQRSNPPLSRPQHDIMATRVGAPDSAPVGDGQPGGGSAGGAGLDLHSHPTRN; from the exons ATGGATGCGGGAGGCTCAAAG AAAATGCGAACCAGGGAACTCCCGCCTCTTCCACAG CGAGGACAACGAGCACTTCCCACAATGCCGAG TCAAGACACAGCTG GAGAAGCactgaaacagaagaagaagaagagggtgaGAAAGGAGACAAATGGCGTGGATGACTTGAGCG ATCATGGGATGGAAATGGGAGGCCTCGGCAGCCGGAGGGAGTCAGAGATCGGAGAGCAACTGTCCCTTGAACCCGGAACGGACGCACAgcctcagaggaggaggaagaaaaagaaagcgtcCACTTTAG ATCTGGACAATGACCAGGCCGACCTGGTGAACGGAGACACGGCGGATCAGACCACTGATGGAGAAGAAGTGGTCAAAaaagccaaaaagaaaaa GAAGTCAAAAGTTGTTGAATCGCAGCTTCCCAATGAGTTGGACGTAGAAGAGGACGACATCATCACCGACACCCCTCCTCCGATCTTCCAGCATTCCCTGTTCTCGGCCCCGCTGGGTCAGAGCCAGCCGGTGGGGAAAGTCTTTGTCGAGAGGAACA aACGTTTCCAGGCTGCCGAACGCTCCGACTGGAGGAAGACCAGCGACCAGATGGACAGCATGACGGACTTCCAGCACATTCAGCCGCTTTGGACCACCAGGGACGTGTCCCTCAGAGTGCATGGGGCCTTTAG GGTGTTCGGTATGTATTGCCACGGCTTACTGGCGGGCTGCGCCATGTGGAACATCGTGGTGGTGTATATGTTAGCTGGGCAGCAACTCACCACTCTGTCCAACCTGCTGGAGCAGTACCACAGCCTGGCTTACCCCGCCCAGTCTCTGCTCTATATGCTGCTCGCCATCAGCACGGTGGCCGCCTTCGACAG AGTGAACTTAGCTAAAAGCTCCATGGCTCTCCAAGAGTTCATCACACTGAATCCAGTCGCTCTCGCCTCATTTTGTGAGTCCACTCTATGTTACCAATCAACGTGTTACCAATCAGTGTTATCAATCAACGTGTTATCAATCAGCGTGTTACCACGGTACTTCACACGCTTTATTTATCTTCCGTCCAGTCTATTTCTCAGCGTTGGTCCTCTCTCTGAGCCAGCAGATGACCAGCGATCGAATCCACCTTTATCCAGACCTCAACACGACATTATG gCCACCAGGGTTGGAGCACCAGATTCTGCACCCGTGGGTGACGGTCAACCTGGTGGTGGCTCTGCTGGTGGGGCTGGCCTGGATCTTCATAGCCACCCGACCAGAAACTGA
- the LOC117745256 gene encoding transmembrane protein 237A-like isoform X2, with product MHTDGLKDLRVSARMLYVAALTSFLGGMSRKSPRGQRALPTMPSQDTAGEALKQKKKKRVRKETNGVDDLSDHGMEMGGLGSRRESEIGEQLSLEPGTDAQPQRRRKKKKASTLDLDNDQADLVNGDTADQTTDGEEVVKKAKKKKKSKVVESQLPNELDVEEDDIITDTPPPIFQHSLFSAPLGQSQPVGKVFVERNKRFQAAERSDWRKTSDQMDSMTDFQHIQPLWTTRDVSLRVHGAFRVFGMYCHGLLAGCAMWNIVVVYMLAGQQLTTLSNLLEQYHSLAYPAQSLLYMLLAISTVAAFDRVNLAKSSMALQEFITLNPVALASFFYFSALVLSLSQQMTSDRIHLYPDLNTTLWPPGLEHQILHPWVTVNLVVALLVGLAWIFIATRPETDYTHEYLETMRLELLKPEDKSEMTA from the exons ATGCACACAGATGGACTAAAGGATTTAAGAGTGTCGGCCAGGATGTTATATGTAGCTGCTCTTACTTCATTCTTGGGAGGAATGTCCAGAAAGTCTCCG CGAGGACAACGAGCACTTCCCACAATGCCGAG TCAAGACACAGCTG GAGAAGCactgaaacagaagaagaagaagagggtgaGAAAGGAGACAAATGGCGTGGATGACTTGAGCG ATCATGGGATGGAAATGGGAGGCCTCGGCAGCCGGAGGGAGTCAGAGATCGGAGAGCAACTGTCCCTTGAACCCGGAACGGACGCACAgcctcagaggaggaggaagaaaaagaaagcgtcCACTTTAG ATCTGGACAATGACCAGGCCGACCTGGTGAACGGAGACACGGCGGATCAGACCACTGATGGAGAAGAAGTGGTCAAAaaagccaaaaagaaaaa GAAGTCAAAAGTTGTTGAATCGCAGCTTCCCAATGAGTTGGACGTAGAAGAGGACGACATCATCACCGACACCCCTCCTCCGATCTTCCAGCATTCCCTGTTCTCGGCCCCGCTGGGTCAGAGCCAGCCGGTGGGGAAAGTCTTTGTCGAGAGGAACA aACGTTTCCAGGCTGCCGAACGCTCCGACTGGAGGAAGACCAGCGACCAGATGGACAGCATGACGGACTTCCAGCACATTCAGCCGCTTTGGACCACCAGGGACGTGTCCCTCAGAGTGCATGGGGCCTTTAG GGTGTTCGGTATGTATTGCCACGGCTTACTGGCGGGCTGCGCCATGTGGAACATCGTGGTGGTGTATATGTTAGCTGGGCAGCAACTCACCACTCTGTCCAACCTGCTGGAGCAGTACCACAGCCTGGCTTACCCCGCCCAGTCTCTGCTCTATATGCTGCTCGCCATCAGCACGGTGGCCGCCTTCGACAG AGTGAACTTAGCTAAAAGCTCCATGGCTCTCCAAGAGTTCATCACACTGAATCCAGTCGCTCTCGCCTCATTTT TCTATTTCTCAGCGTTGGTCCTCTCTCTGAGCCAGCAGATGACCAGCGATCGAATCCACCTTTATCCAGACCTCAACACGACATTATG gCCACCAGGGTTGGAGCACCAGATTCTGCACCCGTGGGTGACGGTCAACCTGGTGGTGGCTCTGCTGGTGGGGCTGGCCTGGATCTTCATAGCCACCCGACCAGAAACTGACTACACTCACG aGTATCTGGAAACCATGAGGCTGGAACTTCTCAAGCCAGAGGACAAATCGGAGATGACCGCCTGA
- the LOC117745256 gene encoding transmembrane protein 237B-like isoform X4: MLYVAALTSFLGGMSRKSPRGQRALPTMPSQDTAGEALKQKKKKRVRKETNGVDDLSDHGMEMGGLGSRRESEIGEQLSLEPGTDAQPQRRRKKKKASTLDLDNDQADLVNGDTADQTTDGEEVVKKAKKKKKSKVVESQLPNELDVEEDDIITDTPPPIFQHSLFSAPLGQSQPVGKVFVERNKRFQAAERSDWRKTSDQMDSMTDFQHIQPLWTTRDVSLRVHGAFRVFGMYCHGLLAGCAMWNIVVVYMLAGQQLTTLSNLLEQYHSLAYPAQSLLYMLLAISTVAAFDRVNLAKSSMALQEFITLNPVALASFCESTLCYQSTCYQSVLSINVLSISVLPRYFTRFIYLPSSLFLSVGPLSEPADDQRSNPPLSRPQHDIMATRVGAPDSAPVGDGQPGGGSAGGAGLDLHSHPTRN, from the exons ATGTTATATGTAGCTGCTCTTACTTCATTCTTGGGAGGAATGTCCAGAAAGTCTCCG CGAGGACAACGAGCACTTCCCACAATGCCGAG TCAAGACACAGCTG GAGAAGCactgaaacagaagaagaagaagagggtgaGAAAGGAGACAAATGGCGTGGATGACTTGAGCG ATCATGGGATGGAAATGGGAGGCCTCGGCAGCCGGAGGGAGTCAGAGATCGGAGAGCAACTGTCCCTTGAACCCGGAACGGACGCACAgcctcagaggaggaggaagaaaaagaaagcgtcCACTTTAG ATCTGGACAATGACCAGGCCGACCTGGTGAACGGAGACACGGCGGATCAGACCACTGATGGAGAAGAAGTGGTCAAAaaagccaaaaagaaaaa GAAGTCAAAAGTTGTTGAATCGCAGCTTCCCAATGAGTTGGACGTAGAAGAGGACGACATCATCACCGACACCCCTCCTCCGATCTTCCAGCATTCCCTGTTCTCGGCCCCGCTGGGTCAGAGCCAGCCGGTGGGGAAAGTCTTTGTCGAGAGGAACA aACGTTTCCAGGCTGCCGAACGCTCCGACTGGAGGAAGACCAGCGACCAGATGGACAGCATGACGGACTTCCAGCACATTCAGCCGCTTTGGACCACCAGGGACGTGTCCCTCAGAGTGCATGGGGCCTTTAG GGTGTTCGGTATGTATTGCCACGGCTTACTGGCGGGCTGCGCCATGTGGAACATCGTGGTGGTGTATATGTTAGCTGGGCAGCAACTCACCACTCTGTCCAACCTGCTGGAGCAGTACCACAGCCTGGCTTACCCCGCCCAGTCTCTGCTCTATATGCTGCTCGCCATCAGCACGGTGGCCGCCTTCGACAG AGTGAACTTAGCTAAAAGCTCCATGGCTCTCCAAGAGTTCATCACACTGAATCCAGTCGCTCTCGCCTCATTTTGTGAGTCCACTCTATGTTACCAATCAACGTGTTACCAATCAGTGTTATCAATCAACGTGTTATCAATCAGCGTGTTACCACGGTACTTCACACGCTTTATTTATCTTCCGTCCAGTCTATTTCTCAGCGTTGGTCCTCTCTCTGAGCCAGCAGATGACCAGCGATCGAATCCACCTTTATCCAGACCTCAACACGACATTATG gCCACCAGGGTTGGAGCACCAGATTCTGCACCCGTGGGTGACGGTCAACCTGGTGGTGGCTCTGCTGGTGGGGCTGGCCTGGATCTTCATAGCCACCCGACCAGAAACTGA
- the LOC117745256 gene encoding transmembrane protein 237A-like isoform X5, with translation MDAGGSKKMRTRELPPLPQRGQRALPTMPSQDTAGEALKQKKKKRVRKETNGVDDLSDHGMEMGGLGSRRESEIGEQLSLEPGTDAQPQRRRKKKKASTLDLDNDQADLVNGDTADQTTDGEEVVKKAKKKKKSKVVESQLPNELDVEEDDIITDTPPPIFQHSLFSAPLGQSQPVGKVFVERNKRFQAAERSDWRKTSDQMDSMTDFQHIQPLWTTRDVSLRVHGAFRVFGMYCHGLLAGCAMWNIVVVYMLAGQQLTTLSNLLEQYHSLAYPAQSLLYMLLAISTVAAFDRVNLAKSSMALQEFITLNPVALASFFYFSALVLSLSQQMTSDRIHLYPDLNTTLWPPGLEHQILHPWVTVNLVVALLVGLAWIFIATRPETDYTHEYLETMRLELLKPEDKSEMTA, from the exons ATGGATGCGGGAGGCTCAAAG AAAATGCGAACCAGGGAACTCCCGCCTCTTCCACAG CGAGGACAACGAGCACTTCCCACAATGCCGAG TCAAGACACAGCTG GAGAAGCactgaaacagaagaagaagaagagggtgaGAAAGGAGACAAATGGCGTGGATGACTTGAGCG ATCATGGGATGGAAATGGGAGGCCTCGGCAGCCGGAGGGAGTCAGAGATCGGAGAGCAACTGTCCCTTGAACCCGGAACGGACGCACAgcctcagaggaggaggaagaaaaagaaagcgtcCACTTTAG ATCTGGACAATGACCAGGCCGACCTGGTGAACGGAGACACGGCGGATCAGACCACTGATGGAGAAGAAGTGGTCAAAaaagccaaaaagaaaaa GAAGTCAAAAGTTGTTGAATCGCAGCTTCCCAATGAGTTGGACGTAGAAGAGGACGACATCATCACCGACACCCCTCCTCCGATCTTCCAGCATTCCCTGTTCTCGGCCCCGCTGGGTCAGAGCCAGCCGGTGGGGAAAGTCTTTGTCGAGAGGAACA aACGTTTCCAGGCTGCCGAACGCTCCGACTGGAGGAAGACCAGCGACCAGATGGACAGCATGACGGACTTCCAGCACATTCAGCCGCTTTGGACCACCAGGGACGTGTCCCTCAGAGTGCATGGGGCCTTTAG GGTGTTCGGTATGTATTGCCACGGCTTACTGGCGGGCTGCGCCATGTGGAACATCGTGGTGGTGTATATGTTAGCTGGGCAGCAACTCACCACTCTGTCCAACCTGCTGGAGCAGTACCACAGCCTGGCTTACCCCGCCCAGTCTCTGCTCTATATGCTGCTCGCCATCAGCACGGTGGCCGCCTTCGACAG AGTGAACTTAGCTAAAAGCTCCATGGCTCTCCAAGAGTTCATCACACTGAATCCAGTCGCTCTCGCCTCATTTT TCTATTTCTCAGCGTTGGTCCTCTCTCTGAGCCAGCAGATGACCAGCGATCGAATCCACCTTTATCCAGACCTCAACACGACATTATG gCCACCAGGGTTGGAGCACCAGATTCTGCACCCGTGGGTGACGGTCAACCTGGTGGTGGCTCTGCTGGTGGGGCTGGCCTGGATCTTCATAGCCACCCGACCAGAAACTGACTACACTCACG aGTATCTGGAAACCATGAGGCTGGAACTTCTCAAGCCAGAGGACAAATCGGAGATGACCGCCTGA
- the LOC117745256 gene encoding transmembrane protein 237B-like isoform X1 yields MHTDGLKDLRVSARMLYVAALTSFLGGMSRKSPRGQRALPTMPSQDTAGEALKQKKKKRVRKETNGVDDLSDHGMEMGGLGSRRESEIGEQLSLEPGTDAQPQRRRKKKKASTLDLDNDQADLVNGDTADQTTDGEEVVKKAKKKKKSKVVESQLPNELDVEEDDIITDTPPPIFQHSLFSAPLGQSQPVGKVFVERNKRFQAAERSDWRKTSDQMDSMTDFQHIQPLWTTRDVSLRVHGAFRVFGMYCHGLLAGCAMWNIVVVYMLAGQQLTTLSNLLEQYHSLAYPAQSLLYMLLAISTVAAFDRVNLAKSSMALQEFITLNPVALASFCESTLCYQSTCYQSVLSINVLSISVLPRYFTRFIYLPSSLFLSVGPLSEPADDQRSNPPLSRPQHDIMATRVGAPDSAPVGDGQPGGGSAGGAGLDLHSHPTRN; encoded by the exons ATGCACACAGATGGACTAAAGGATTTAAGAGTGTCGGCCAGGATGTTATATGTAGCTGCTCTTACTTCATTCTTGGGAGGAATGTCCAGAAAGTCTCCG CGAGGACAACGAGCACTTCCCACAATGCCGAG TCAAGACACAGCTG GAGAAGCactgaaacagaagaagaagaagagggtgaGAAAGGAGACAAATGGCGTGGATGACTTGAGCG ATCATGGGATGGAAATGGGAGGCCTCGGCAGCCGGAGGGAGTCAGAGATCGGAGAGCAACTGTCCCTTGAACCCGGAACGGACGCACAgcctcagaggaggaggaagaaaaagaaagcgtcCACTTTAG ATCTGGACAATGACCAGGCCGACCTGGTGAACGGAGACACGGCGGATCAGACCACTGATGGAGAAGAAGTGGTCAAAaaagccaaaaagaaaaa GAAGTCAAAAGTTGTTGAATCGCAGCTTCCCAATGAGTTGGACGTAGAAGAGGACGACATCATCACCGACACCCCTCCTCCGATCTTCCAGCATTCCCTGTTCTCGGCCCCGCTGGGTCAGAGCCAGCCGGTGGGGAAAGTCTTTGTCGAGAGGAACA aACGTTTCCAGGCTGCCGAACGCTCCGACTGGAGGAAGACCAGCGACCAGATGGACAGCATGACGGACTTCCAGCACATTCAGCCGCTTTGGACCACCAGGGACGTGTCCCTCAGAGTGCATGGGGCCTTTAG GGTGTTCGGTATGTATTGCCACGGCTTACTGGCGGGCTGCGCCATGTGGAACATCGTGGTGGTGTATATGTTAGCTGGGCAGCAACTCACCACTCTGTCCAACCTGCTGGAGCAGTACCACAGCCTGGCTTACCCCGCCCAGTCTCTGCTCTATATGCTGCTCGCCATCAGCACGGTGGCCGCCTTCGACAG AGTGAACTTAGCTAAAAGCTCCATGGCTCTCCAAGAGTTCATCACACTGAATCCAGTCGCTCTCGCCTCATTTTGTGAGTCCACTCTATGTTACCAATCAACGTGTTACCAATCAGTGTTATCAATCAACGTGTTATCAATCAGCGTGTTACCACGGTACTTCACACGCTTTATTTATCTTCCGTCCAGTCTATTTCTCAGCGTTGGTCCTCTCTCTGAGCCAGCAGATGACCAGCGATCGAATCCACCTTTATCCAGACCTCAACACGACATTATG gCCACCAGGGTTGGAGCACCAGATTCTGCACCCGTGGGTGACGGTCAACCTGGTGGTGGCTCTGCTGGTGGGGCTGGCCTGGATCTTCATAGCCACCCGACCAGAAACTGA